One genomic region from Streptomyces sp. Li-HN-5-11 encodes:
- a CDS encoding ammonium transporter: MALAAAHIDTGDTAWLLAATALVLLMTPGLALFYGGMVRTKSVLNMLMMSFVSIALVTVVWLAGGYSLAFGDDAFAGLIGGLNHAGMAGIGPDSVHGTVPTLLFATFQLTFAIITAALVSGAIADRAKFGAWLVFVPVWALLVYVPVTHWVWGPGGWILSKLGALDFAGGLPVEITSGASGLALCLVLGPRLGFRKDAMRPHNLPMVMLGAGLLWFGWFGFNAGSAMGASGLAAAAFLNTLAAGCTGLLGWLFIEQKRDGHPTTLGAASGAVAGLVAITPSCGTVSLLGALVVGLAAGVVCSYAVSWKFKLNYDDSLDVVGVHLVGGVIGTVLIGLFAVKAMTGTADGLFYGGGLAPLGKQLLAVVVVAVYAFAVTYGIGKLLDRTMGFRASEEQEHTGLDLTVHAETAYDHGVLGHGAPVGSSPVVPSAQKVKSQA, translated from the coding sequence ATCGCCCTGGCCGCCGCGCACATCGACACCGGCGACACCGCCTGGCTGCTCGCCGCCACCGCCCTCGTCCTGCTCATGACGCCGGGCCTCGCCCTCTTCTACGGCGGCATGGTCCGCACGAAGAGCGTGCTCAACATGCTGATGATGAGCTTCGTGTCGATCGCCCTGGTCACCGTGGTGTGGCTGGCCGGCGGCTACTCCCTCGCCTTCGGCGACGACGCCTTCGCCGGCCTCATCGGCGGCCTGAACCACGCCGGGATGGCCGGGATCGGCCCGGACAGCGTCCACGGCACCGTGCCCACCCTTCTGTTCGCCACCTTCCAGCTCACCTTCGCGATCATCACGGCCGCGCTGGTCAGCGGAGCGATCGCCGACCGCGCGAAGTTCGGCGCCTGGCTGGTCTTCGTACCCGTCTGGGCGCTCCTCGTATACGTTCCCGTCACGCACTGGGTGTGGGGCCCGGGTGGCTGGATCCTTTCGAAGCTCGGCGCCCTCGACTTCGCCGGCGGCCTCCCCGTGGAGATCACCTCCGGTGCCTCGGGTCTCGCCCTCTGCCTGGTCCTCGGCCCGCGCCTGGGCTTCAGGAAGGACGCCATGCGCCCGCACAACCTCCCCATGGTGATGCTCGGCGCCGGTCTGCTCTGGTTCGGCTGGTTCGGCTTCAACGCGGGCTCCGCCATGGGCGCGAGCGGCCTGGCCGCGGCCGCCTTCCTCAACACCCTGGCCGCCGGGTGCACCGGCCTGCTGGGCTGGCTGTTCATCGAGCAGAAGCGCGACGGCCACCCGACGACGCTGGGCGCCGCGTCGGGCGCCGTCGCCGGTCTGGTCGCGATCACCCCGTCCTGCGGCACGGTCTCCCTGCTCGGCGCCCTCGTCGTGGGCCTCGCCGCCGGTGTCGTCTGCTCCTACGCCGTGAGCTGGAAGTTCAAGCTGAACTACGACGACTCCCTCGACGTCGTCGGCGTCCACCTGGTCGGAGGCGTCATCGGCACCGTCCTCATCGGCCTCTTCGCGGTCAAGGCCATGACCGGCACCGCCGACGGCCTGTTCTACGGCGGCGGCCTCGCCCCGCTCGGCAAGCAGCTGCTGGCCGTGGTCGTCGTGGCGGTGTACGCCTTCGCCGTGACGTACGGGATCGGCAAGCTGCTGGACAGGACGATGGGCTTCCGCGCGAGCGAGGAGCAGGAGCACACCGGCCTGGACCTTACGGTGCACGCCGAGACCGCCTACGATCACGGGGTCCTGGGGCACGGTGCCCCGGTCGGTTCGTCCCCCGTCGTCCCCTCCGCCCAGAAGGTCAAGTCCCAGGCATGA
- the era gene encoding GTPase Era, with protein sequence MSVRTQSSEQSAEGGGTSHAVKAVGDHRAGFACFVGRPNAGKSTLTNALVGQKVAITADQPQTTRHTVRGIVHREDAQLILVDTPGLHKPRTLLGERLNDVVRTTWAEVDVIGFCLPANEKIGPGDRFIAKELAGIRKTPKVAIVTKTDLVDSRALAEQLIAIDQLGKELGIEWAEIVPVSAVGDKQVGLLADLLVPLLPEGPALYPEGDLTDEPEQVMIAELIREAALEGVRDELPHSIAVVVEEMLPREGRPADRPLLDIHANLYIERPSQKGIIIGPKGKRLKDVGIKSRRQIEALLGTPVFLDLHVKVAKDWQRDPKQLRRLGF encoded by the coding sequence ATGAGCGTTCGTACCCAGTCATCCGAGCAGTCGGCAGAGGGTGGGGGCACCTCCCACGCCGTTAAGGCAGTGGGGGACCACCGTGCCGGCTTCGCCTGCTTCGTGGGCCGGCCCAACGCGGGCAAGTCCACCCTCACGAACGCTCTGGTCGGGCAGAAGGTGGCGATCACCGCGGACCAGCCGCAGACCACGCGGCACACCGTGCGGGGCATCGTGCACCGGGAGGACGCCCAGCTCATCCTGGTCGACACCCCTGGGCTGCACAAGCCGCGCACGCTGCTGGGCGAACGGCTGAACGACGTCGTGCGGACCACGTGGGCCGAGGTGGACGTGATCGGCTTCTGCCTCCCCGCGAACGAGAAGATCGGTCCCGGCGACCGCTTCATCGCCAAGGAACTCGCCGGGATCAGGAAGACCCCCAAGGTGGCCATCGTCACCAAGACGGACCTCGTCGACTCCAGGGCCCTCGCCGAGCAGCTGATCGCGATCGACCAGCTGGGCAAGGAGCTGGGCATCGAGTGGGCGGAGATCGTCCCGGTGTCGGCGGTCGGCGACAAGCAGGTCGGCCTGCTGGCCGACCTGCTCGTCCCGCTCCTCCCGGAGGGCCCGGCGCTCTACCCCGAGGGTGACCTCACCGACGAGCCCGAGCAGGTCATGATCGCCGAGCTGATCCGCGAGGCGGCGCTGGAGGGCGTGCGTGACGAACTCCCCCACTCCATCGCGGTGGTGGTGGAGGAGATGCTCCCCCGCGAGGGCCGCCCGGCCGACAGGCCGCTCCTGGACATCCACGCCAACCTCTACATCGAGCGGCCGAGCCAGAAGGGCATCATCATCGGCCCCAAGGGCAAGCGCCTGAAGGACGTCGGCATCAAGTCCCGCAGGCAGATCGAGGCGCTGCTGGGCACACCGGTCTTCCTGGACCTGCACGTGAAGGTCGCGAAGGACTGGCAGCGCGACCCGAAGCAGCTGCGGCGCCTGGGGTTCTGA
- a CDS encoding glycoside hydrolase family 31 protein, whose product MRRPIRRPRVLLAALSLTLALPTGLGAPDRAEAASSSRAAQLTPSAGELTLTVPPGRDTPGYALEVTTGQLSFTTRRSGATVLATAGGDTGALRFRTAGAWQYATQVTNWTWKNGILTLTADTTATGATVEARVTPSADRYQLDWQVRGTTPESLGLAYDLASAGHWYGHGEARTPNGGPGTAQPWPLDSGEVVHPAFGPASYYMIDPFWYTSSATGLRVDTGHVMDVAINQNKDGLGRFDIESADPYRATVFVESTPLEVYRDYVGVVGKPAKSDATYRQYAEPVWNSWAQFYTHVDQAGLLGYAQDLHDNGITGHTLQLDDKWESNYGNMTFDPKAYPDPKAMSQKIHDLGFDFGLWVTLWINLDSDQYQYAADHGYLLGDAADPARPCKVTWWNGTAGIVDLANPDARSWYEGRLKTLMDTYGVDGLKFDTRFFDERCAPHAGYKPTDYQRLGAELADEYDLQGVGIRVHWDTAAHRAGFVTRQVDKGTGWNSLRASVTQNLAISTIGYPFVTTDMIGGSSLQPAPTKQVLVRWAQSASLMPLMYASTSPVSTVDVTTGKTVVYDEETTGLYRQAIARHGRLAPYIWDQVQQTLKTGDPIMRPLFFDFPRDRSAYTITDEWMLGPAVLAAPQLTDSPTRSVHLPPGTWYDVAGGRTVHGPRTLTSYATPLGVTPVFVNLAAKGATKALRALR is encoded by the coding sequence GTGCGCAGACCAATCCGCAGACCCAGAGTGCTCCTCGCCGCCCTCTCCCTGACCCTCGCCCTTCCCACCGGCCTCGGCGCACCGGACCGGGCAGAGGCCGCCTCCTCCTCCCGCGCCGCTCAACTCACCCCCTCCGCCGGTGAACTGACCCTGACCGTCCCGCCGGGCCGCGACACCCCGGGCTACGCGCTCGAAGTGACGACCGGTCAACTCTCGTTCACGACCCGCCGGTCCGGCGCCACCGTCCTGGCCACCGCCGGAGGCGACACCGGCGCCCTGCGCTTCCGCACCGCCGGCGCCTGGCAGTACGCCACCCAGGTCACCAACTGGACCTGGAAGAACGGCATCCTCACCCTCACCGCCGACACGACCGCGACCGGCGCCACCGTCGAGGCGCGTGTCACCCCGTCAGCCGACCGCTACCAACTCGACTGGCAGGTCAGGGGAACGACCCCCGAGAGCCTGGGGCTCGCCTACGACCTCGCGTCGGCCGGCCACTGGTACGGCCACGGCGAGGCCCGGACCCCGAACGGCGGCCCCGGCACCGCCCAGCCCTGGCCGCTCGACAGCGGCGAGGTCGTCCACCCCGCCTTCGGTCCGGCCTCGTACTACATGATCGACCCCTTCTGGTACACCTCCAGCGCGACCGGGCTGCGTGTGGACACCGGCCATGTCATGGACGTGGCCATCAACCAGAACAAGGACGGGCTGGGCCGCTTCGACATCGAGTCCGCCGACCCCTACCGGGCGACGGTCTTCGTCGAGTCCACCCCCCTGGAGGTCTACCGCGACTACGTGGGCGTCGTCGGCAAACCGGCCAAGAGCGACGCCACCTACCGGCAGTACGCCGAACCGGTGTGGAACTCCTGGGCCCAGTTCTACACCCACGTCGACCAGGCCGGACTCCTCGGCTATGCCCAGGACCTGCACGACAACGGCATCACCGGCCACACGCTGCAGCTCGACGACAAGTGGGAGTCGAACTACGGCAACATGACCTTCGACCCGAAGGCCTATCCGGACCCCAAGGCCATGTCGCAGAAGATCCACGACCTCGGCTTCGACTTCGGCCTGTGGGTCACCCTGTGGATCAACCTCGACTCCGACCAGTACCAGTACGCCGCCGACCACGGCTACCTGCTGGGCGACGCCGCAGACCCCGCCAGACCCTGCAAGGTCACCTGGTGGAACGGCACCGCCGGCATCGTCGACCTCGCCAACCCGGACGCACGGTCATGGTACGAGGGCCGACTGAAAACCCTCATGGACACCTACGGCGTCGACGGCCTGAAGTTCGACACCCGCTTCTTCGACGAGCGATGCGCCCCGCACGCCGGCTACAAGCCCACCGACTACCAGCGGCTCGGCGCCGAACTCGCCGACGAGTACGACCTCCAGGGCGTCGGCATCCGCGTCCACTGGGACACGGCCGCCCACCGGGCCGGATTCGTCACCCGCCAGGTCGACAAGGGCACCGGCTGGAACTCCCTGCGCGCCTCCGTCACCCAGAACCTGGCCATCTCCACGATCGGCTACCCCTTCGTCACCACCGACATGATCGGCGGCTCCAGCCTCCAGCCCGCTCCCACCAAACAGGTCCTGGTCCGCTGGGCCCAGTCGGCCTCCCTGATGCCGCTGATGTACGCCTCCACCTCCCCCGTCTCCACCGTCGACGTCACCACGGGAAAGACGGTCGTCTACGACGAGGAGACCACCGGCCTCTACCGTCAGGCCATCGCCCGCCACGGTCGCCTCGCCCCCTACATCTGGGACCAGGTCCAGCAGACCCTGAAGACGGGCGACCCGATCATGCGCCCCCTGTTCTTCGACTTCCCGCGGGACCGGAGCGCCTACACGATCACCGACGAGTGGATGCTGGGCCCGGCGGTCCTGGCAGCCCCCCAGCTGACCGACAGCCCGACCCGCAGCGTCCACCTGCCCCCGGGCACCTGGTACGACGTGGCGGGCGGCAGGACCGTCCACGGCCCCCGGACCCTCACCTCCTACGCCACCCCGCTGGGCGTGACGCCCGTCTTCGTCAACCTCGCGGCCAAGGGTGCGACGAAGGCCCTGCGGGCGCTGCGCTGA
- a CDS encoding PfkB family carbohydrate kinase — translation MLEPPHTHAQVDPLAALRTADDPPWDVYLTGTVFLDIIFTGLESAPVRGTESWARGMGSSPGGVANMATALARLGLRTSLAAAFGDDHYGEYCWDALEQGEGIDLSPSRTVPGWHSPVTVSMAYEGERTMVSHGHEPPPEAELIQEAAGNCPPRARAAVASLTPGRRAQWIARAASEGTRIFADVGWDDTGAWDLAGLADLGHCEAFLPNAEEAMRYTRADCPRAAAHALTEFVPVAVVTLGSEGAYAVDRRTGESAEVPAIEVEALDPTGAGDVFVAGFVTGTLAGWPLADRLAFAGLTAALSVQEFGGSLSAPGWAEVAAWWHRVQSVDGQDPAALRRYAFLEGLVPEASVEPWPRRRAVPTIGFGRSA, via the coding sequence ATCCTCGAACCGCCGCACACCCACGCGCAGGTCGACCCGCTGGCCGCCCTGCGCACGGCGGACGACCCGCCCTGGGACGTCTACCTCACGGGCACCGTCTTCCTCGACATCATCTTCACAGGGCTGGAGTCAGCCCCGGTGCGCGGGACCGAGTCCTGGGCGCGCGGAATGGGGTCGAGCCCGGGCGGCGTGGCCAACATGGCGACCGCGCTGGCCCGCCTCGGCCTGCGTACCTCCCTGGCGGCGGCCTTCGGCGACGACCACTACGGCGAGTACTGCTGGGACGCGCTGGAACAGGGCGAGGGCATCGACCTCTCGCCGTCGCGCACCGTCCCCGGCTGGCACTCGCCGGTCACCGTCTCCATGGCGTACGAGGGCGAGCGCACCATGGTCTCCCACGGCCACGAGCCGCCCCCGGAGGCCGAGCTGATCCAGGAGGCCGCCGGAAACTGCCCGCCCCGCGCGCGAGCCGCCGTGGCCTCCCTCACCCCCGGCCGGCGTGCCCAGTGGATCGCGCGGGCCGCGAGCGAGGGCACCCGCATCTTCGCGGACGTCGGCTGGGACGACACCGGCGCCTGGGACCTCGCGGGCCTGGCGGACCTGGGGCACTGCGAGGCGTTCCTGCCCAACGCCGAGGAGGCGATGCGCTACACGCGCGCCGACTGCCCGCGCGCGGCCGCGCACGCGCTGACCGAGTTCGTGCCCGTCGCGGTGGTCACCCTCGGCTCGGAGGGCGCCTACGCGGTCGACCGGCGGACGGGGGAGAGCGCCGAGGTGCCAGCCATCGAAGTGGAGGCCCTGGATCCCACGGGCGCGGGAGACGTCTTCGTCGCCGGGTTCGTCACCGGCACCCTGGCCGGCTGGCCGCTGGCCGACCGGCTCGCCTTCGCCGGCCTCACCGCCGCGCTGTCCGTGCAGGAGTTCGGCGGCTCCCTGTCGGCCCCCGGCTGGGCCGAGGTCGCGGCCTGGTGGCACCGGGTGCAGTCGGTGGACGGCCAGGACCCGGCGGCCCTGCGGCGGTACGCCTTCCTGGAGGGCCTGGTTCCGGAGGCGAGCGTCGAGCCGTGGCCGCGGCGCCGGGCCGTACCGACCATCGGTTTCGGCAGGTCGGCATGA
- a CDS encoding glucarate dehydratase family protein — MTRDLTVTEVRLTPILVADPPLLNTQGVHQPYTPRLIVEVVTADGITGLGETYGDTKYLELARPLADRLTGHRVTDLNALCALDVAVDASRVDEAVDVGGLRGVQTADKLRLSVLSAFEVACLDALGKALGLPVHTLLGGKVRDSVEYSAYLFYKWAGHPEGVACAKDDWGAALDPAGVVEQARIFKERYGFTSFKLKGGVFPPEEEIAAVRALAEAFPGHPLRLDPNGAWSVETSVRVARELGDVLEYLEDPALGTPAMAEVAARTDVPLATNMCVTTFPEIREAFIKDAVQVVLSDHHYWGGLRNTQQLAAICRTFGVGVSMHSNTHLGISLAAMTHVAATVPNLHHACDSHYPWQSEDVLTERLTFDGGHVTVPDAPGLGVTLDRDELARLHRRWAEDDGSLRDRDDAAAMRVADPAWVTPAMPRW; from the coding sequence GTGACCCGCGACCTCACTGTCACCGAGGTACGGCTGACGCCGATCCTGGTCGCCGACCCGCCGTTGCTGAACACACAGGGTGTCCACCAGCCCTACACGCCCCGGCTGATCGTCGAGGTGGTGACGGCCGACGGCATCACCGGCCTCGGCGAGACGTACGGTGACACCAAGTACCTGGAGCTGGCCCGCCCGCTCGCCGACCGGCTGACCGGACACCGGGTCACCGATCTGAACGCCCTGTGCGCGCTCGACGTCGCCGTGGACGCCTCCCGGGTGGACGAGGCCGTCGACGTCGGCGGGCTGCGGGGCGTCCAGACCGCCGACAAGCTGCGCCTGTCCGTCCTGTCCGCCTTCGAGGTCGCCTGTCTCGACGCCCTCGGCAAGGCGCTCGGCCTGCCCGTGCACACGCTGCTCGGCGGCAAGGTGCGGGACTCGGTCGAGTACAGCGCCTACCTCTTCTACAAGTGGGCCGGCCACCCGGAGGGCGTGGCCTGCGCGAAGGACGACTGGGGGGCCGCCCTCGACCCGGCCGGGGTCGTCGAGCAGGCACGGATCTTCAAGGAGCGCTACGGCTTCACCTCCTTCAAGCTCAAGGGCGGCGTCTTCCCGCCGGAGGAGGAGATCGCCGCCGTACGGGCCCTCGCGGAGGCGTTCCCCGGGCACCCGCTGCGGCTCGACCCCAACGGCGCCTGGTCGGTGGAGACGTCAGTGCGGGTGGCGCGGGAGCTGGGGGACGTCCTGGAGTACCTGGAGGACCCCGCCCTCGGCACGCCCGCCATGGCGGAGGTCGCGGCGCGGACCGACGTGCCGCTGGCCACCAACATGTGCGTGACGACCTTCCCGGAGATCCGGGAGGCCTTCATCAAGGACGCCGTCCAGGTGGTCCTCTCCGACCACCACTACTGGGGCGGCCTGCGCAACACCCAGCAGCTCGCCGCCATCTGCCGCACCTTCGGGGTCGGGGTGTCCATGCACTCCAACACCCACCTGGGGATCAGCCTCGCCGCGATGACCCACGTCGCGGCGACCGTCCCCAACCTTCACCACGCCTGCGACTCCCACTACCCCTGGCAGTCGGAGGACGTCCTCACCGAGCGCCTCACCTTCGACGGCGGGCACGTCACCGTACCGGACGCCCCCGGCCTCGGCGTCACGCTCGACCGCGACGAACTGGCCCGCCTGCACCGCCGCTGGGCCGAGGACGACGGCTCGCTCCGGGACCGCGACGACGCCGCGGCGATGCGGGTCGCCGACCCCGCGTGGGTCACGCCCGCCATGCCCCGCTGGTAG
- a CDS encoding MFS transporter yields the protein MSAPRTLPWPLVALFAAGYLAPYLLPTTVGRLDSALPLSATQAGAIGSALLLSSAAAGFLLASRVERIGARPLARAGLALSVLGYGGAALTGTVPLVVAGLVLGGFGSGTATTVAAAGIAAQRDPHRVSTAGLLCVSALAGAVYLTVPHLGSGHGGPLAAIALTALAVWPLTGRLPARGTTARTTARQTARLPHLRSGLVLAAAMLCWSLVQNSLWGVSDRIGRTQAHLSEVTVGAVFAAALGAGLLGVIGAGALGPRLGRALPVGAGTALIAGSVALSASATDLTTFATGEIAWNTLYPIVLSYLIGLAACLDPRGRWAVLVGSASSLGTAAGPLTGSVLSARAGFPVMGAVLAVGLLALTLPMTAVALRAGGRRLLPVAVRLRGRTAARSGAGAPERPVVELPLETPAAAERDAYGTAGPRQATTAAPGPGAGA from the coding sequence GTGTCCGCCCCCCGCACCCTGCCCTGGCCTCTCGTCGCCCTGTTCGCGGCCGGGTACCTCGCTCCGTACCTGCTGCCGACGACCGTCGGCCGGCTCGACTCCGCGCTGCCGCTGTCCGCCACACAGGCGGGCGCCATCGGCAGTGCGCTGCTGCTGAGTTCGGCGGCGGCCGGATTCCTGCTGGCCTCCCGGGTGGAACGGATCGGGGCACGCCCACTCGCCCGCGCCGGGCTCGCCCTGTCCGTCCTCGGCTACGGCGGGGCCGCGCTGACCGGCACGGTGCCGCTGGTCGTCGCCGGGCTGGTCCTCGGCGGCTTCGGATCCGGTACGGCCACCACGGTCGCCGCAGCCGGAATCGCCGCCCAGAGGGACCCGCACCGCGTCTCCACGGCCGGGCTGCTGTGCGTCTCCGCGCTCGCGGGCGCGGTCTACCTGACGGTGCCGCACCTGGGCTCCGGGCACGGCGGGCCGCTCGCCGCCATCGCGCTCACCGCCCTCGCCGTGTGGCCGCTCACCGGCCGCCTCCCGGCCCGCGGCACGACGGCCCGGACGACCGCGCGGCAGACCGCCCGGCTGCCCCACCTCCGCTCCGGACTGGTCCTCGCCGCCGCCATGCTGTGCTGGTCCCTTGTCCAGAACTCGCTGTGGGGCGTGAGCGACCGGATCGGACGCACGCAGGCGCACCTGAGCGAGGTGACGGTCGGTGCGGTGTTCGCCGCGGCGCTCGGCGCCGGGCTGCTGGGAGTGATCGGGGCGGGCGCGCTCGGGCCGCGTCTCGGCCGGGCGCTGCCCGTCGGCGCGGGCACGGCGCTCATCGCGGGCAGCGTCGCGCTCAGCGCGTCCGCGACCGACCTCACGACCTTCGCGACCGGCGAGATCGCCTGGAACACGCTCTATCCGATCGTTCTGTCCTACCTGATCGGGCTCGCCGCCTGCCTCGACCCGCGCGGCCGCTGGGCGGTGCTCGTCGGCTCCGCGTCCTCCCTCGGCACGGCGGCCGGGCCGCTGACCGGCAGCGTGCTGTCCGCGCGGGCCGGCTTCCCGGTCATGGGCGCGGTCCTGGCCGTGGGACTGCTCGCGCTCACCCTGCCGATGACGGCCGTGGCGCTGCGCGCCGGCGGCCGCCGCCTGCTGCCCGTCGCCGTCCGGCTCCGTGGCAGGACCGCCGCCCGCAGCGGCGCCGGAGCGCCGGAACGCCCCGTCGTGGAACTCCCGTTGGAGACGCCCGCCGCGGCCGAGCGGGATGCCTACGGCACGGCGGGCCCCCGCCAGGCGACCACGGCCGCGCCGGGTCCGGGAGCCGGCGCCTGA
- a CDS encoding adenosine deaminase has protein sequence MPLPKAELHLHIEGTLEPELAFELAERNGVKLPYADTDELREAYRFEGLQSFLNLYYELMAVLRTERDFEDLANAYLARAAAQGVRHAEIFFDPQAHTSRGVGMDTVVEGLWRALGSSEDNHGVSTQLILCFLRDESAELALETLESARPYLDRIVGVGLDSAEVGHPPVKFREVYEAAAALGLRRVAHAGEEGPPEYITQALDVLGVKRVDHGLRCMEDPALVERLVRDRIPLTVCPLSNVRLRAVDTLADHPLPAMLDAGLLCTVNSDDPAYFGGYAGDNFHAVRDALGLSKDRLRALARNSFVASFLEHDEERRQRYLAEVEAYAFP, from the coding sequence ATGCCCCTGCCGAAAGCTGAACTGCACCTGCACATCGAAGGCACCCTGGAGCCCGAGCTGGCGTTCGAGCTGGCCGAGCGCAACGGCGTGAAGCTGCCGTACGCGGACACGGACGAGCTCCGCGAGGCCTACCGGTTCGAGGGCCTCCAGTCCTTCCTGAACCTGTACTACGAGCTCATGGCCGTCCTGCGCACCGAGCGGGACTTCGAGGACCTCGCGAACGCCTACCTCGCCCGGGCCGCCGCGCAGGGCGTGCGGCACGCGGAGATCTTCTTCGACCCCCAGGCCCACACGTCGCGGGGCGTCGGCATGGACACGGTCGTCGAGGGGCTGTGGCGGGCGCTCGGCAGCAGCGAGGACAACCACGGTGTCTCCACCCAGCTGATCCTGTGCTTCCTGCGCGACGAATCCGCCGAGTTGGCGCTGGAGACCCTGGAGTCCGCCCGGCCGTACCTCGACCGGATCGTGGGCGTGGGGCTGGACTCGGCGGAGGTCGGGCACCCGCCGGTGAAGTTCCGCGAGGTGTACGAGGCGGCCGCCGCGCTGGGCCTGCGGCGCGTGGCGCACGCCGGTGAGGAAGGGCCGCCGGAGTACATCACGCAGGCGCTCGACGTGCTCGGCGTGAAGCGCGTCGACCACGGCCTGCGCTGCATGGAGGACCCCGCGCTGGTCGAGCGCCTCGTCCGCGACCGGATCCCGCTCACCGTCTGCCCCCTGTCGAACGTCCGGCTCCGCGCCGTCGACACCCTCGCCGACCACCCCCTCCCCGCCATGCTGGACGCCGGCCTGCTCTGCACGGTCAACTCCGACGACCCGGCCTACTTCGGCGGTTACGCCGGTGACAACTTCCACGCGGTCCGCGACGCCCTGGGCCTGAGCAAGGACCGTCTGCGCGCCCTGGCCCGCAACTCCTTCGTCGCCTCCTTCCTGGAGCACGACGAGGAGCGACGGCAGAGGTACCTCGCCGAGGTGGAGGCCTACGCGTTCCCGTAG
- a CDS encoding ribonuclease Z, translated as MSVRELVVLGTASQVPTRHRNHNGYLLRWDGEGLLFDPGEGTQRQMLRAGVAAHDLNRICVTHFHGDHSLGLAGVIQRINLDQVPHEITAHYPRSGKRFFDRLRHATAYRETVELTEAPVHTDGVLAVTESYTLEARRLSHPVESYGYRLVEPDGRRMLPERLAAHGIEGPDVGRVQREGRLGDVTLEDVSEARRGQRFAFVMDTRLCEGVHALAEGCDMLVIESTFLDEDEQLAVEHGHLTAGQAARVARDAGVRHLVLTHFSQRYTEPAEFERQARAAGFEGELTVAHDLLRVSVPKRV; from the coding sequence GTGTCCGTCCGTGAACTGGTCGTCCTCGGCACCGCCAGCCAGGTCCCGACCCGGCACCGCAACCACAACGGCTACCTGCTGCGCTGGGACGGCGAGGGCCTGCTGTTCGACCCCGGCGAGGGCACCCAGCGCCAGATGCTGCGCGCCGGGGTCGCGGCGCACGACCTGAACCGGATCTGCGTCACCCACTTCCACGGCGACCACTCGCTCGGCCTGGCCGGGGTGATCCAGCGGATCAACCTCGACCAGGTGCCGCACGAGATCACCGCGCACTACCCGCGCTCGGGCAAGCGCTTCTTCGACCGCCTCCGCCACGCCACCGCCTACCGCGAGACGGTCGAGCTCACCGAGGCCCCGGTCCACACCGACGGCGTCCTCGCGGTGACGGAGTCGTACACCCTCGAAGCCCGCCGCCTCTCCCACCCCGTCGAGTCCTACGGCTACCGGCTCGTCGAGCCCGACGGCCGCCGCATGCTGCCCGAACGGCTCGCCGCGCACGGCATCGAGGGACCGGACGTCGGCCGCGTCCAGCGCGAGGGCAGGCTCGGGGACGTGACACTGGAGGACGTCAGCGAGGCGCGGCGCGGGCAGCGGTTCGCGTTCGTCATGGACACCCGGCTGTGCGAGGGCGTCCACGCGCTCGCCGAGGGCTGCGACATGCTGGTCATCGAGTCGACCTTCCTGGACGAGGACGAACAACTCGCCGTCGAACACGGTCATCTGACGGCAGGTCAGGCGGCCCGGGTGGCGCGGGACGCCGGCGTGCGCCACCTCGTCCTCACGCACTTCAGCCAGCGCTACACCGAGCCCGCCGAGTTCGAGCGGCAGGCACGGGCCGCCGGCTTCGAGGGAGAGCTGACCGTGGCGCACGACTTGCTGCGGGTGTCTGTCCCGAAACGGGTGTGA
- a CDS encoding histidine triad nucleotide-binding protein, which produces MAGEPQDDCLFCKIVAGQVPATIVRETDTTVAFRDINPQAPTHILVIPKAHYRDAAALAAGAPELAADVLRETQAIADEEKLDSYRIVFNTGAGAGQTVWHAHAHVLGGRGLQWPPG; this is translated from the coding sequence ATGGCAGGGGAACCCCAGGACGACTGCCTGTTCTGCAAGATCGTCGCGGGGCAGGTTCCCGCGACGATCGTCCGGGAGACGGACACGACCGTCGCCTTCCGTGACATCAACCCCCAGGCGCCCACCCACATCCTGGTGATCCCCAAGGCGCACTACCGGGACGCCGCCGCCCTCGCCGCCGGCGCCCCGGAACTCGCCGCGGACGTCCTGCGCGAGACGCAGGCCATCGCCGACGAGGAGAAGCTCGACAGCTACCGCATCGTCTTCAACACCGGCGCGGGCGCAGGCCAGACCGTCTGGCACGCCCACGCCCACGTCCTCGGCGGCCGCGGCCTGCAGTGGCCCCCCGGGTGA